The following coding sequences are from one Marinitoga litoralis window:
- the cas6 gene encoding CRISPR-associated endoribonuclease Cas6, which yields MRLKLYLDYDELILPIHYNHILQAMILKYINNKEYANFIHDKGYEFNKRKYKMYTFSRIFGEYEIYNQFVKYKNRGQMIISSADNQLMVNLMDQMFKNPIIELINQKVKISKIDYSSIIPSEEFIVKTKSAITVYSTFEKENKKKTYYYSPFEEEFNELIKRNLINKYKAFYGIEPKNDNFNITHTKKPKEVILKYKNIIIKGWMGEFKLNGDPELLQFAYDSGIGSKNSIGFGCVEKI from the coding sequence ATGAGATTAAAATTGTACCTAGATTATGACGAATTGATTTTACCTATTCATTATAATCATATATTACAAGCAATGATTCTTAAATATATAAATAACAAAGAATATGCAAATTTTATTCATGATAAAGGTTATGAATTTAATAAAAGAAAATATAAAATGTATACATTTTCCAGGATTTTTGGAGAATATGAAATATATAATCAATTCGTAAAATATAAAAATAGAGGGCAAATGATTATCTCTTCTGCTGATAATCAATTAATGGTGAATTTAATGGATCAAATGTTTAAAAATCCAATTATTGAATTAATAAATCAAAAAGTGAAAATCTCAAAAATTGATTACTCTTCTATAATCCCTTCTGAAGAATTTATAGTAAAAACTAAATCCGCAATTACTGTTTATTCAACTTTTGAAAAAGAAAATAAGAAGAAAACATATTATTACTCACCTTTTGAGGAAGAATTTAATGAATTAATAAAAAGAAATTTAATAAATAAATATAAAGCTTTTTATGGTATAGAACCTAAAAACGATAATTTTAATATTACACATACAAAAAAACCTAAAGAAGTTATTTTAAAATACAAAAATATAATTATTAAGGGGTGGATGGGAGAATTTAAATTAAACGGTGATCCCGAATTATTGCAATTTGCATATGACAGTGGTATTGGGAGTAAAAATTCAATAGGATTTGGATGTGTAGAAAAAATATAA